DNA sequence from the Suttonella indologenes genome:
GCACTTTGTCCGTCGCCCGTCATGCCCCAAGAAGCGGAAACCTTATTGCCCAAAGGCGCGGTGACTTGCGTGCTGAATTTCTCGCCCTGCGTAGCATCGACAATCGACTGCACCAAACCTTCGCCGCCGTCAGCCATCGGTACCAGTCGATATTGCGCCTGCGGCAAAATGCGCCGAAACCCTTCGCCAATCGCCTCGGCAACCGCCAAGGCGGTCAAACTTTCTTTAAAAGAATCGGGCGCTATCACTATTTTCATAATTTTCTCCTCTTAAAGCAGCAGCAAAGATAATACATAAACGCTCAATATGCCTGTGATGCCCATGATAAAAGTTAGAGCGGTTTGCGTGCGATAACCCTGCTGCGGCGTGAGTTTGGAAAAATTCGTCACGACCCAGAAATAGCTGTCATTGGCATGGGATATGCACATCGCTCCGGATGCAATCGCCATCACGGTCAATGCCGCCGCCATTTCCGTATTTAAGCCTAAGGCGGTCATCATCGAGTCATCCGCATGGAACATGCCCATAATGGAAGCGGTAGTAATAATGGCTACCGTCGAACTGCCTTGGGCGGTTTTCAAAATGGCGGAAATCAAGAAGGGAAAGAAAATGCCGACGCTGCTTAAATTTTGTGCATTTTCCTTGATATATTGCACAAAACCCGCTTGCGTAATCACATTGCCCAATACGCCGCCCGCCGCCGTAATCAGCAAAATCGGACCGACCATCTGCAACGTATCGTTTGTCAATTGATTAAATTGCGGCATTTTGCCCGTATCCGCCAACAGCACAATCGCCGCCGATACGCCGATAGCCAAAGCAATCACCGGACTGCCCAAAAATAAGCACAATTGCGCAAATCCGCCGCTAAAGCCCGCAATTTTGACCACAGAACTCAAAGCCATAAAGAAAATCGGCAAAACAATCGGGGCAAGACTAAGCAGGACATTTGGCAAGCGTCCGTAATGCCGCAATAAATCTTCATAGCTTTGCTGCACCTCGACATCGCTTGCCTGCTCTTGCTCTGCAAGCGACATCTGCTTGCTAATATATTTGGCAAACAGATAACTGGCTAATAAAACCGGCAGAGAAACCAGAATGCCCACGCCGATTACTAACAGCAAATTGCCTTCCAAACCGACGGAAGCCGCTGCCGCAATCGGACCGGGCGTCGGCGGAATAAATACATGAGCGGCATACAAACCTGCGCTCAGCGCCACTGCCAAAGCCGCAGGATGCGCGAGTAATTTTTTACGAATCGCCTCGCGGATAGGATTTAAGACCACAAAACCGCTGTCGCAAAAAACGGGAATCCCCACAATCCAACCCATCAGCAACATCGCCAATTCAGGCCGCTTCTCGCCTACACGCCGCACCACCATATCGGCCAATTTCAAAGCGGCGCCTGTCTTCTCCAAGACCGTGCCGATAATCGCTCCGAAAATAATCACAATGCCGATGCTTTTGAAAATCGCGCTGAAACCGTCGCCGATAATGCCTGGAATGCTCGCCAAAGGCAGATTCGCCACCAAAGCCAAAGCCAAGGACACCGCCATTAAGGCTAAAAAAGGATGCACGCGCCATTTGGCAATCATAAAAATCATCAAAGCAACCGCGATGACAAAACACACAATCAATCCGATACCTGTCATACAAACTCCTCTATATATTTTTTTGCTGAAAACATTTGCCGCAAACCTATCATGCCGGCGCAAACGCCCTAGCATTGTATGCTATTTTTCAAACAAAACTATTGTAAAAATATTATTTAACTTCAGACTGTTAAAACAAAACACCCAATCAAAAATAAAATCATCCCGACTGATAAAAAACAAAGGATAATTTTTCCCTGAGCCGAATTCCGCTAAAATGCCCTTTTTTCTTAAGGACAAGCACATGATTGATAATGAAGTCTTTAAAGCCGCTATGCGCCTCTTCGCCAGCGGCATTACCGTCATCACATGGAAAACCACCGCCGCGCCTATCCAAGGCATTACCGTCAGCGCCTTTTCCTCCCTCTCGCTCAATCCGCCTTTGGTCTTGTTTTGTGTGGATCATCAGGCGCATATTTACCCGGAGCTCAGTCAGCAGCAACATGTCTGCGTGAATATTCTCGCCGCAGGACAAACCGCCCTCGCCTACCAATTTGCCGGCGGCGACCGCAACCACTTAGAAGCCCATCTACATCATAACAATGCCCTTGCCCTGCCCATGCTCAAGCAAGCTCAAGCCAATTTGCTCATTAATATCCAAAACATCATCCGACAAGGTGATCATGACATCTTCGTCGGTTTGGTCGAGGAAAGCGCCGTCTATCCGGAACGCGCACCGCTGTTGTATTACAACAGCAACATCAGCGACGGCGTCTAAGCATGGCGCTCATCGACTGCCTGCACGCCGCCAATAACGCACGCGCGGCGGATTATCAAGCCCTGTATATCGCTGGACAGCGCGTCGGACTCATCCGCCGCACACAGAAAAGCCTGCTTGCCGATTACGGCTTTCATCTGCACGCCCAAGGCGAGGCATTGCATTGGCAAAGCCAAGGCGATTGCGCCGCCAACACAGCTTTTCTTGCCGATATCTGCCGACAAATGGCAAAAGACGGCATTGTGCAAGGCTGGCGCGACGAGCTTTATCCCATCGCCATCGATTACCAACAGCTCCCGCTTGCCTTAGTCGAACGTGCCGCCATGCCCTTATTCGGCGCACGCGGCTATGGCGTGCATGTCAACGGACTGGTGCAGAAAACGGACGGCATCTATATGTGGCTGGGTAAGCGCGCCGCCGATAAACCCACCTCACCGAACAAATTGGATCAAATCGCCGCCGGCGGACTACCTTATGGCATCAGTGTCTTTGCCAATATGCAGAAAGAATGCGCCGAAGAAGCCAATATTCCCGCTGCCCTCAGCGCCCAAGCCCGCGCCGTCGGTATGGGCAGCTATTATCATGAAGTGGCAAACGGCATCCGTGCCGATATGATGTTTTTCTACGACTTATGGCTGCCAGCAGATTTTATCCCCAGCAATAGCGACGGCGAAGTTGCGGAATTCTTCTGCTATCCGCTGAGCGAAATCATCGCCATGCTGCGCCAAGACAATCATTCCATCAAATACAATTCCGCGCTGGCAATCATCGATTGCGCCATCCGCCATCAGCTCATCACGCCCGACGAAGCGCATTATCAAAGCATCTGCCACCTCCTGCGCGCACAAGACCATTTCGGAGAAAATTTTCCCGTATAAAAACCGAAAATTAAATAATTCCGCGGAATTTTTCGCCGCAAAGACTTGCAAGGCTGAAAAATTCCGCTATAATTCGCGCTTCCATTTTTTGATGGGTCGTTAGCTCAGTGGTAGAGCAGTTGGCTTTTAACCAATTGGTCGAAGGTTCGAATCCTTCACGACCCACCATCTTTATTATCTCCTTTCTTAGGGGGTCGTTAGCTCAGTGGTAGAGCAGTTGGCTTTTAACCAATTGGTCGAAGGTTCGAATCCTTCACGACCCACCATTTTTTATTCCTTTAGCAATTTGCATAAAAATTTGCCTCAGCAATCTGAGTATCTTATTATCTTCAAGACAAAATCCCTCTCTCATCTCTTCTTATTCCTCGATTAATCCTGCAAAAAAACGGCAGCATTGCCTAAACTTATTTCTCATTTCATTAGGCTGCTTATCAAGCATAAATTTCAAACGCATGAATATAGTCGGAGAAGTGAAAAAGTAGTACAAGGCGGCGAGCCGCAGACAGTACAAGAGCGTACGGCAAGGCGAGCCAACGCCGTATGCTCTGTGCTGCCTGCGGCCTGCCGCCTTATACCACTTTTCTACCTCTCCGACATACAAAGACGGGATTACAAAAGATGTAAAACGAATTAAGACCTTATTATTGCGATTAATCGACCATACAAACATCTCAAAATAAACCGCAGGAATGATCAGATGATGTAAAGAATTTTTAAGACAGAAATAGAAAAACCCCTAAAGGGGCATTCATAAATGGGGTGGATAATGGGACTCGAACCCACGACCTCCGGAATCACAATCCAGCGTTCTAACCAACTGAACTATATCCACCATTGATGTATTGTGGTTCTTCACCGATTTGCTGGCGCACCCGGCAGGGCTCGAACCTGCAACCTACGGCTTAGAAGGCCGTTGCTCTATCCAGTTGAGCTACGGGCACATAAGATAAAGCATTCTTTGATGGTCGGAGTAGAGGGATTCGAACCCCCGACCCCCTGGTCCCAAACCAGATGCGCTACCAAACTGCGCTATACTCCGTTTCAAAGAAGTGCGCATTTTATAGATGCGCACCAAATGCGTCAATATTTTTTTTCGCTATCTGCAAATATTTTTCTATCTCTATGTTTTAAAAAGATACCCAGCGCACCATTTGCGGCACAAATGCCAGAATCACGAGCATCAGCAGCTGCAAGGCGATAAAAGGAATCACGCCTTTGTAAATATCGGCGGTTTTCACGCTTATCGGCGCAACGCCGCGCAGGAAGAAGAGGGCAAAGCCGAAAGGCGGCGTGAGGAAGCTGGTTTGCAGGTTAATCGCCACCATAATCGCAAACCATACGGGATCCACGTCCATTTGGAAGAGAATCGGCGCCACAATGGGGATAACGATAAAGACGATTTCAAAATAGTCTAAAACAAAGCCCAGCACAAAAATCACAAACATCACCACAAAAATCGCGCCGATTTTGCCGCCGGGGAGATTAGACAGCCAATGCTCAATCAGCAAATCGCCGCCATAGGCACGAAATACCAATGAAAATAATGAAGCACCAATCATGATTAAAAAGACCATAGCGCTGATTTGCAAGGTTTCGCGCGGTACGTCAATCAACCAGCGCAGAGAGCTCGGTACGCCGTTTTTTCTATCGACCAAATAGCGGACAAAGGCAATGACTAATGCGCCGAATGCGCCGATGCTGGCGGCTTCGGTCGGCGTGGCAAGTCCCATCAAAATAGAACCTAATACGCAGAGAATCAAAGCCAAAGGCGGTAGCAGCACAAATAAGAGGCGCAAATAGAAGTGTTTGCCGCGCAATTGGGCGCGTTCTGATTTATCAGGCAGGGGCAAGTCGTTCGGCGTAATCAGCGTGCGGATGAATATGTACAATAAATACAAACCGACAATGCACAAGCCCGGCACGACCGCACCGGCAAATAAATCGCTGACGGAGACGGTATCGGGAGCGAAATTACCCATTTTCATTTGCGATTCGCTATAGGCATTGCCTACCACATCACCTAAGACAATCAACACGATAGACGGCGGAATGATTTGCCCCAAAGTGCCGGAGGCGCAAATCACGCCGGTAGAGAGTTTCGGGTCGTAGCCGTTTTTAAGCATGACGGGCAGGGAAAGTAAGGTCATGGTTACCACTGTTGCGCCGACAATGCCGGTGGCAGCGGCTAATAGTGCGCCGACAATGGTGACGGTAAATGCCAAACCGCCGCGCATGCCGCCGAATAAGAGCGTCATCATACTTAGCAAATCTTCGGCAATTTTCGCTTTTTGCAGGGTCAGCCCCATAAAAACGAAGGTAGGCACGGAAATCAGGGTTTCATTGGTCATCACGCCGCCGAACAAGCGATTGGTAATCATCGGCAAAACACTCATATCCACATCGAAGAGCGGCGCCATGCCCGCGAAAATCAGGGCAACCCCTGCTAAAGACAAGGCAACGGGATAGCCCATTAAGAGCGCCATTCCCAATGCTACAAACATGACAATTGCAAGCCATTCCATTTTACTGTTCCTCCGTGATATGCCATTTGCCTATTAATATCAGAATATTGCGCAGTAATTCTGCAATGCCTTGCATAAACATCATAATGGCGAAAGCCGGCAGCAGAGATTTGAGCAAATACACATAGGGCAAGCCGCCCGGTTGGGTGGAGGCTTCGCGGTATTTCCACGCACTGGCGGCATAATTCCAGCCGTAATAGGTAATCAAGGCAGTAAAAGGGAATAAAAACAAAATGGTGCCGATAATATTCAGCAGCGCGCGTTTGCGTGAGGATAGTGTGCGGTACAGCACATCGACCCGCACATGCTGATCGCTTTGCAGGGCATAGGCGGCACCTAGCATAAAGACGCTGGCATGCATATACATGACCAATTCTTGCAGGGCAATCGAGGTCATATTAAAAACATAGCGCATCACGACCAAATAGGTCGTAAGCAATACCATGGCTAAGGTCAGCCAAGCGCAGATTTTGCCCACGGCGATGCTCAAGCCGTCAATCAGACGAATAATTTGCTGCATAATTTACCCCTCTTTCAGATTCGTGCGAGGTTCTGCGGCGGCAGTATGGGCATAAGAGCGGTCTTGATAGAAATCTTCGATGATTTTCAACGCGCCGTCGGCATCATCGACCACCGTCATCAAATCCAAATCTTGCGCGGCGATTAAGCCCATGCCGAGCAATTGCTCGCGCAGCCAGTCCAATAATCCCTGCCAAAATTTGCTGCCGACCAAAATCACGGGAATTTTGCGGCTTTTACCGGTTTGAATCAGGGTCAGGATTTCCGCCAGTTCATCCAGCGTACCGAAGCCGCCGGGAAGGACGATATAGGCATTGCAATATTTGACAAACATGGCTTTACGGGCGAAAAAATAGCGGTATTTCATTGAAATATCCTGATAAGGATTACCTTTTTGCTCATGCGGCAATTCAATATTCAAGCCCACCGACAAGCCATGCGCCCCTTGATAAGCGCCTTTGTTTGCCGCCTCCATAATTCCCGGGCCGCCGCCGGAAACGACGGAAAAACCGGCATCGGACAAACGTTTGCCGATGTCTTCCGTTAATTGATAATAAGGATTATCCGGACGCAGGCGTGCCGAGCCGAAAATGCTGACCGAAGGGGTGATGACCGATAAACGTTCAAACCCATCGACAAATTCCGACATGATTTGAAATACTTTCCACGATTCTCTCGAGAGCTGCTCATTCCCTTCCCCATGCAAGGGCTTTGGCGGAATACGATGTTTTATTTCCATGATAAATCTGCGTAAAAAGTTCGCTATTCTGCCGACTTTTCGCATTTATCTCAAGTATTTCATGAGAGAGATTTGGCTAAATATCGGGTAGAAAAAACGCGGCGTTTTTGCCGCGTTATGAGTAAAAGACGGCTTTATTAAAAGCCTAATGATTTTATGTGGCGTTGAAGCTTTGTCTTACATTATTCCTCATCATAGGAATAGCCTTGTTCTTCGCCGAATTCGTCGTCGCTGTCTTCATCATCATAATACCAGCCGCCTTCATCGTCGCTATCGTCAGAAAAGCCGCCCCAGTTCAGACTGTCGCCGCCGAGTTCCTGCACTTCCTCTTCGTAGTCCTCGTCTTCATAGTCTTCATCAAAATCTGCTTCTTCGTAAGCATCGAAGTCGTCAAAATCTTCAAAATCGTCCGTTTGCATATTGCCTCACTTAAAGCGTTGTTCCAAATCCAATAAAAAAGCCTTACGTTCCAATCCGCCCGAATAGCCCGTCAATGCGCCGTTTTTCCCAATCACGCGATGACAGGGTACGATAATCGAAAGCGGATTTTTTCCGTTTGCCGCCGCGACTGCGCGCAGCGCCGAAGGCTTGCCGTAAAGCGCCGCCTGTTGGCTATAAGTCCATGTTTCGCCGTAAGGAATCTGCTTTAGCAAGTCCCAAACGGTGCGCTGAAAGACGGTGCCCGGCGGCGCTAATGATAGGCGAAATGCGCGCAATTTGCCGCAAAAATAATCCTCAAGCTGCGATTGCGTTTCCTGCAAGAGCGGAGTCTGCCCTACCCGCAGCCGGCATTGATAATATTTTTCTAATGTTTCTTCAATCGATTGCCGCATTTTCGGCTTGTCGATAAAATCCGCATAGACCAAAGCCGCATCCTCGCTTTGAGTATAAGCAGCGGCGAGCATGATGCCAATCGGCGTTTCTATTTCTGTACTGATTAAAGTAGGCATAGCAGGTTTTCGTTAAACAATAGAAGACTTATCTTACAAGACTACCGCCTATGAACAAACTCTGCGAAAATGCGCGCTTTATTTCTTGCGGAAATCTTTTTATGACTATTGATATCGCCATTACCCTCAGCATCGCCATCATAGCGACTGTTTTATTCGCCACCGAAAAAATGCGCATGGATGCAGTGGCGATTCTGGTGCTGGCAAGTTTGGCTTTATTCGGACAAATTTCACCGCAAGAAGCTTTAAGCGGCTTTAGCAATTCCGCCACGATTACCGTAACCGCTATGTTTGTATTAGCGGCGGGCCTGCAAATCAGTGGTGCATTGGACGGCATCGGCGCTTTGCTAGGACGTGTCAAATCGCCTTTGGCTTTTCTCTTAGTGCTGTTTGCGATTGTCTCGCTGATTTCACCTTTTGTGAATAATACGGCGGTGGTAGCGGTCTTTATTCCGATTGTGATTGCGGCGGCGAAAAACATTAAATTTCCCGCCTCCAAAGCTCTGATTCCGCTGTCTTTCGTCTCGCAAATGGCGGGAGTAACCACGCTTATCGGCACCTCGACCAATTTGCTCGTCAATTCCATTGCCCAGCAGCAGGGGCATCGCGGCTTCGGCATGTTTGAGTTTTTTCCGCTCGGCATCATTTTTCTGATTATCGGCTACGTGTATTTGCTGACGGCTGGACGTTGGCTGCTGCCGGATAATAGCGCTCATCTGATTGACGAACGGCAAGACCTCGGCAAATACGTCGCCGAATGGCGGGTCAGCGCCGAATCACCGCTTGTGGGCAAAACCATTGCCGATGCGGTGGATTTAAACCTCTATATCATCGGCGTATTGCGCGACGGCGAACGCCTTTCCACACCCTCACAGCAAGTCTTGCAGCGTCATGACATTCTGCTGGTGCGCGGTTTGCCGGAAGAACTGCTCAAACTGCGCGACCAATTCGCCCTCAAAGCCTTTTCCGTCTATGCGCATCAGCACAACAGCGATAATGCCGAAACTCAATGGGTCATCGCCGAAGTCATGGTTGCGCCCAATTCGCAATGGATAGGCGGCAACGTCGCCCTGCTCTCGCAGCGTTGGAATCGCAACAGCACCGTCGTCGGCATTCAGCGGCGCAGCAAAATCGTGCGCGAACGTCTGCGCCGCATTCATTTTCACGTCGGCGACATCCTATTAATGATTCTGCCCAAAGAAGACATCGCCGATTTGCGCCGCAATCAAGACTTCATCATTCTCTCGGAAAACCACGAACGCAAAAAAACCGACTGGCGCGCCCATTTTGCCATCGGCGTAATGATTGCCGTGATTACCGCCTCCGCAGTAGGGATTGTCCCGATTACCATTACCGCCCTCATCGGCGCCGTCCTCATGGTCTGCGCCGGCTGCTTGAGTGCGGAAGAAGCCTATGCCTCGATTGATTGGCGCATCATCATCTTATTGGCAGGACTGCTGCCCTTAGGCGCTGCCATGAACAACAGCGGCGCGGCGGCATTTATCGTCGAGCATACCCTCGGGCGCTTCAACGATGCAAGCCCCTTAACAATACTTGCCATTCTCTATCTGATGACCATGGTGCTCACCGAATTGATGAGCAATGCCGGCACCGCCGTGCTGATGACCCCGATAGCCGTATCCACCGCCAATATGCTCGACATTAACGCCTCACCCTTGATTATCGCCGTCATGTTTGCCGCCGCCACCAGCTTTATGACGCCGGTCGGCTACCAAACCAATACCATGGTTTACGGCGCCGGCGGCTACCGCTTTACCGACTTCATCAAAATCGGACTGCCGCTGAACCTGCTCTACTGGGCGCTCGGCATCCTCTTTATCCCTATGATTTGGCCATTCTCATGAACATCATCCTTTACGGCATCAACAACTGCGACAGCGTTAAAAAAGCGCGGCAATGGCTCGCCGCCCAAGCAATTGAGCATCAATTTATCGACTTCAAAAAACAAGCGCCGGATGAAAACCTTATTCGCCAATGGTTGGAACAGATCGAACTCGCCCAAGTACTCAACAAACGCAGCAGCACATGGCGCGGACTGAGTATAGAAGAACAAGCGCAAGCCGAAACCACAAGCGGCGCCATCGCCCTGATGATGCAATATCCCAACCTGATCAAACGCCCTCTGCTGCAACATGCGGGCGGCATTGCCCTTGGCTTTGATGCCGCCCTTTATACACAACTGTTCTGTGAGTAAGCCCTGATGAAATCCACCCTGCTGATCAGCCTGATGGCCGGATTTGCCGCCGGCAGCGCCGCCGTCGGCCTCTATCATTTCCACTTCCAGCGCCAGCTGCTTGCCGACTTCGACCGCCAGGTGCAGGCGCGCATCGAAGCGCTGGCGCAAGAGCAAAACGCCGCCAGGGCGGCCGCCGTGGCCGATGCCCTGCATAAAGAATATCTGCTGCAAGCCGTGCGGGCGGTGCAAGGACTGCGCACGCCCATTGACATCCTGCTGGCAGAAGAGGCCCGCCTGCCCGCCAATTTGCCCGATCTCGGCCTGCCCCCGCAATGGCAGATCAACGCCAGCGTAGCGCCTGTGCAAATGTCTCGTAAAGGCGAATTCATCTTACAGCCGCTGCCTGCCACCGGCATCCGCGGCAGCGTGCGCATTACCATCGCCGACCCCGACGCCTTGGGCGAGAAAGACGGCTTTTTCCAAGGCGTACGCCTGGAATGCGTCAGCGACATCGACTTTGTCGCCCAATATCTGCCCGACTGCCGCTATCAGTCTGTGATGCCTTAGGCGATATTGATACTTAAGCGACTTTAAGAAACTCTTCGACAATCATAAGATAAGGAAATACACCGAATCATTCCCCCTTTCTATTAGATGCTTATAGATTTAGACGCTGCGCCGGGCGCTGCTTTTTTGCCTTGCCAAAGAAAGTAAGCAAAGAAAGGCAAGCCCGTTGCGGCGATTCGCTTAGCAAATTTCCCTCGCCAATTTGAATTTTTCGGCGCAGGCCAA
Encoded proteins:
- a CDS encoding arsenate reductase; its protein translation is MNIILYGINNCDSVKKARQWLAAQAIEHQFIDFKKQAPDENLIRQWLEQIELAQVLNKRSSTWRGLSIEEQAQAETTSGAIALMMQYPNLIKRPLLQHAGGIALGFDAALYTQLFCE
- a CDS encoding GntP family permease, which produces MTGIGLIVCFVIAVALMIFMIAKWRVHPFLALMAVSLALALVANLPLASIPGIIGDGFSAIFKSIGIVIIFGAIIGTVLEKTGAALKLADMVVRRVGEKRPELAMLLMGWIVGIPVFCDSGFVVLNPIREAIRKKLLAHPAALAVALSAGLYAAHVFIPPTPGPIAAAASVGLEGNLLLVIGVGILVSLPVLLASYLFAKYISKQMSLAEQEQASDVEVQQSYEDLLRHYGRLPNVLLSLAPIVLPIFFMALSSVVKIAGFSGGFAQLCLFLGSPVIALAIGVSAAIVLLADTGKMPQFNQLTNDTLQMVGPILLITAAGGVLGNVITQAGFVQYIKENAQNLSSVGIFFPFLISAILKTAQGSSTVAIITTASIMGMFHADDSMMTALGLNTEMAAALTVMAIASGAMCISHANDSYFWVVTNFSKLTPQQGYRTQTALTFIMGITGILSVYVLSLLLL
- a CDS encoding SLC13 family permease — translated: MTIDIAITLSIAIIATVLFATEKMRMDAVAILVLASLALFGQISPQEALSGFSNSATITVTAMFVLAAGLQISGALDGIGALLGRVKSPLAFLLVLFAIVSLISPFVNNTAVVAVFIPIVIAAAKNIKFPASKALIPLSFVSQMAGVTTLIGTSTNLLVNSIAQQQGHRGFGMFEFFPLGIIFLIIGYVYLLTAGRWLLPDNSAHLIDERQDLGKYVAEWRVSAESPLVGKTIADAVDLNLYIIGVLRDGERLSTPSQQVLQRHDILLVRGLPEELLKLRDQFALKAFSVYAHQHNSDNAETQWVIAEVMVAPNSQWIGGNVALLSQRWNRNSTVVGIQRRSKIVRERLRRIHFHVGDILLMILPKEDIADLRRNQDFIILSENHERKKTDWRAHFAIGVMIAVITASAVGIVPITITALIGAVLMVCAGCLSAEEAYASIDWRIIILLAGLLPLGAAMNNSGAAAFIVEHTLGRFNDASPLTILAILYLMTMVLTELMSNAGTAVLMTPIAVSTANMLDINASPLIIAVMFAAATSFMTPVGYQTNTMVYGAGGYRFTDFIKIGLPLNLLYWALGILFIPMIWPFS
- a CDS encoding TRAP transporter small permease subunit, whose amino-acid sequence is MQQIIRLIDGLSIAVGKICAWLTLAMVLLTTYLVVMRYVFNMTSIALQELVMYMHASVFMLGAAYALQSDQHVRVDVLYRTLSSRKRALLNIIGTILFLFPFTALITYYGWNYAASAWKYREASTQPGGLPYVYLLKSLLPAFAIMMFMQGIAELLRNILILIGKWHITEEQ
- a CDS encoding TIGR00730 family Rossman fold protein is translated as MEIKHRIPPKPLHGEGNEQLSRESWKVFQIMSEFVDGFERLSVITPSVSIFGSARLRPDNPYYQLTEDIGKRLSDAGFSVVSGGGPGIMEAANKGAYQGAHGLSVGLNIELPHEQKGNPYQDISMKYRYFFARKAMFVKYCNAYIVLPGGFGTLDELAEILTLIQTGKSRKIPVILVGSKFWQGLLDWLREQLLGMGLIAAQDLDLMTVVDDADGALKIIEDFYQDRSYAHTAAAEPRTNLKEG
- a CDS encoding flavin reductase family protein, encoding MIDNEVFKAAMRLFASGITVITWKTTAAPIQGITVSAFSSLSLNPPLVLFCVDHQAHIYPELSQQQHVCVNILAAGQTALAYQFAGGDRNHLEAHLHHNNALALPMLKQAQANLLINIQNIIRQGDHDIFVGLVEESAVYPERAPLLYYNSNISDGV
- a CDS encoding TRAP transporter large permease → MEWLAIVMFVALGMALLMGYPVALSLAGVALIFAGMAPLFDVDMSVLPMITNRLFGGVMTNETLISVPTFVFMGLTLQKAKIAEDLLSMMTLLFGGMRGGLAFTVTIVGALLAAATGIVGATVVTMTLLSLPVMLKNGYDPKLSTGVICASGTLGQIIPPSIVLIVLGDVVGNAYSESQMKMGNFAPDTVSVSDLFAGAVVPGLCIVGLYLLYIFIRTLITPNDLPLPDKSERAQLRGKHFYLRLLFVLLPPLALILCVLGSILMGLATPTEAASIGAFGALVIAFVRYLVDRKNGVPSSLRWLIDVPRETLQISAMVFLIMIGASLFSLVFRAYGGDLLIEHWLSNLPGGKIGAIFVVMFVIFVLGFVLDYFEIVFIVIPIVAPILFQMDVDPVWFAIMVAINLQTSFLTPPFGFALFFLRGVAPISVKTADIYKGVIPFIALQLLMLVILAFVPQMVRWVSF
- a CDS encoding methylated-DNA--[protein]-cysteine S-methyltransferase; protein product: MRQSIEETLEKYYQCRLRVGQTPLLQETQSQLEDYFCGKLRAFRLSLAPPGTVFQRTVWDLLKQIPYGETWTYSQQAALYGKPSALRAVAAANGKNPLSIIVPCHRVIGKNGALTGYSGGLERKAFLLDLEQRFK
- a CDS encoding NUDIX hydrolase; protein product: MALIDCLHAANNARAADYQALYIAGQRVGLIRRTQKSLLADYGFHLHAQGEALHWQSQGDCAANTAFLADICRQMAKDGIVQGWRDELYPIAIDYQQLPLALVERAAMPLFGARGYGVHVNGLVQKTDGIYMWLGKRAADKPTSPNKLDQIAAGGLPYGISVFANMQKECAEEANIPAALSAQARAVGMGSYYHEVANGIRADMMFFYDLWLPADFIPSNSDGEVAEFFCYPLSEIIAMLRQDNHSIKYNSALAIIDCAIRHQLITPDEAHYQSICHLLRAQDHFGENFPV